GAAGTCGCGCGCCGAGGTCAGCCAGTTGCGCCACATCCAGAAATTCGCGGTCCACACCAAGACCGGCGATCGCGCCGACCTTGCGCAGGTGCCGGAAGACGCCGACATCTGGTCGCGCGTGACGTCCACCCGGGAAAACTGCCTGGGCCAGGAGTGTCCGCGCATCCGCGACTGCTTCGTGGTCAAGGCGCGGCGCCAGGCCCAGGAGGCCGACGTGGTGGTGGTCAACCACGCGCTGTTCATGGCCGACCTGGTGCTGCGCGAGGAGGGCGTGACGGACCTGCTGCCCGAGGCCGATACCGTCATCTTCGACGAGGCGCATCAACTGCCGGATACCGCCACCCGTTTTCTCGGCAGCAGCGTCTCTACCCATCAGTTCCTGGATTTCGGCCGCGCCGCCGAGGCCGCCGGCCTGGCCTATGCGCGCGAGGCCACCAACTGGAGCGAAGCCGGCCGCCAGGTCGAGCACGCCGCGCGCGAGCTGCGCCTGTCCTGTGCCGCCGTCGAGCGCATGCCGGGCCGCAAGGCCACGTTCGAGGCCATGCCCGACGCGGACGCGTTCGACGCCGCGCTGGCGGCCCTGTCGGACACCATCAAGTCGGTGACGCAGGGATTGACGCAGGTCGCGGAGAAGCATCCCGACCTGATGGCGGCGGCGCGGCTGGGCGCGGACCTGCTGGTGCGCCTGAAACGCTGGTCGACGCCCGCGCGGGCGGGCGGCGCGGGCGCGCAGGAGGCCGACGACGCCGAGATACTGGCGGCCTGGGCGGCGTCGCAGGACGCCGTGAAGGCGCTGGACGGCGTCACCGAGATGTCCCAGGGCGCCGAGGAGGCGCTTGCCGCGGAACTGCTGGAGGGCGCGGCCAGGTCCGCGGGCCGCCGCGACGCCGCGCCGGCGCCGCCGGCCAAGCTGGAATGGACGGGCCCGGCGGTGCGCTGGGTCGAGCATGGCCTGCACCACGTGCGGCTGCACTCCGCGCCGCTCTCCGTGGCGCAGGCGTTTTCGCGCTTCCGCAAGCCGGGCCAGGCCTGGATACTGACCTCGGCCACGCTGTCGGTGCATGGCGACTTCGGCCATTTCACGCGGCAACTGGGGCTGCGGGAGGCCCGGACCGGCCATTGGGAATCCCCCTTCGACTACGGGGAGCAGGGGCTGTTGTTCGTGCCCAAGGGCTTGCCCGAGCCGCAGGCGCCCAACTATGCCGAGCGTTTCGTCGAGACCTTGATGCCCTTGCTGCACGCCAGCCCGGGCGGCGCGCTGGTGCTGTGCACGACCCTGCGCGCGGTGGAGCGTTTCGCCGGCCTGCTGGCCGACGAGTTCGACCGCGCCGGCGTGGCGTGGCCGCTGCTGCGCCAGGGCGAGGGCACGCGGCGCGACCTGCTGGAACGCTTCCGCACGCTGACCCATCCGGTGCTGG
This genomic interval from Bordetella genomosp. 10 contains the following:
- a CDS encoding ATP-dependent DNA helicase; the protein is MLDLEITDFFAADGPLARALPGYRMRESQVALAQAIESAIAGRDTLVAEAGTGIGKTWAYLVPAFLGGGKVLVSTGTRTLQDQLYARDLPRVRAALSVPITAALLKGRGNYLCHYHLDRLSGDERALKSRAEVSQLRHIQKFAVHTKTGDRADLAQVPEDADIWSRVTSTRENCLGQECPRIRDCFVVKARRQAQEADVVVVNHALFMADLVLREEGVTDLLPEADTVIFDEAHQLPDTATRFLGSSVSTHQFLDFGRAAEAAGLAYAREATNWSEAGRQVEHAARELRLSCAAVERMPGRKATFEAMPDADAFDAALAALSDTIKSVTQGLTQVAEKHPDLMAAARLGADLLVRLKRWSTPARAGGAGAQEADDAEILAAWAASQDAVKALDGVTEMSQGAEEALAAELLEGAARSAGRRDAAPAPPAKLEWTGPAVRWVEHGLHHVRLHSAPLSVAQAFSRFRKPGQAWILTSATLSVHGDFGHFTRQLGLREARTGHWESPFDYGEQGLLFVPKGLPEPQAPNYAERFVETLMPLLHASPGGALVLCTTLRAVERFAGLLADEFDRAGVAWPLLRQGEGTRRDLLERFRTLTHPVLVGSASFWEGIDLPGDILTLVAIDKLPFAPPDDPVIEARLRECRERGGNPFAEYQLPEAAIALKQGAGRLIRTMSDWGVLMVGDVRLVEKSYGKRLWRGLPPFARTRELNEALGFLERKAGAAREARGGTDGGQGADGEPGKDGE